Proteins from a genomic interval of Zingiber officinale cultivar Zhangliang chromosome 1B, Zo_v1.1, whole genome shotgun sequence:
- the LOC122044851 gene encoding polygalacturonase inhibitor-like → MAYPWTALLSSAILLLLTAPAALSAFDCNAGDRAALLAVKHGLGSPPLLATWLPNTNCFAWDNLYCDTTTGRVYNVYIYDAGVAPGTPVPAAFGDLPFLESLSLEDMPGLSGPIAPSFARLSRLSLLGISNTSVSGQVPAFSDPIRHIILI, encoded by the coding sequence ATGGCTTATCCTTGGACTGCTCTGCTTTCCTCTgcgatccttctcctcctcacagCTCCTGCCGCGCTCTCCGCCTTCGACTGCAACGCCGGCGACCGTGCCGCCCTCCTCGCAGTCAAGCACGGGCTCGGCAGCCCTCCCTTGCTCGCCACGTGGCTCCCCAACACCAACTGCTTCGCCTGGGACAACCTCTACTGCGATACCACCACCGGCCGCGTCTACAACGTCTACATCTACGACGCCGGCGTCGCCCCCGGCACCCCAGTCCCCGCCGCGTTCGGAGACCTCCCGTTTCTCGAAAGCCTCTCCCTCGAAGACATGCCTGGCCTCTCCGGTCCCATCGCTCCCTCCTTCGCCCGCCTCTCCCGTCTCTCCCTCCTAGGCATCTCCAACACCTCGGTTTCCGGCCAAGTCCCGGCCTTCAGTGATCCAATACGGCACATAATTTTAATATAA
- the LOC121990355 gene encoding polygalacturonase inhibitor 1-like: MAYPWTALLSSAFLILVTAPAALSAFDCNAGDRVALLAVKHALGSPPLLATWLPNTNCCAWDNLYCDTTTGRVYNVYIYDAGVAPGTPVPAVFGDLPFLESLSLEDMPGLSGPIPPSFARLSRLYLLWISNTSVSGQVPAFLVGTNLSALTLPNNKLSGAIPPQLARLPYLRYLDLSGNHLSGSIPPGLLHGEYQFLVLSNNRLSGEIPASYGEGDVNTIDLGRNRLSGDPAFLFNRTRPTVKLDLSWNELGFDLTKAEMPWKMEYLDLSHNRLRGGVPKSLKDLYKLRVLDLSYNMLCGEIPTGRAMAYHDAASYLHNKCLCGTPLPPCRRL; this comes from the coding sequence ATGGCTTATCCTTGGACTGCTCTGCTCTCCTCTGCGTTCCTTATCCTCGTCACAGCTCCCGCCGCGCTCTCCGCCTTCGATTGCAACGCCGGCGACCGTGTCGCCCTCCTCGCAGTCAAGCACGCCCTCGGCAGCCCTCCCTTGCTCGCCACGTGGCTCCCCAACACCAACTGCTGCGCCTGGGACAACCTATACTGCGATACCACCACCGGCCGCGTCTACAACGTCTACATCTACGACGCCGGCGTCGCCCCCGGCACCCCAGTCCCCGCCGTGTTCGGAGACCTCCCGTTCCTGGAAAGCCTCTCCCTCGAGGACATGCCCGGCCTCTCCGGGCCCATTCCTCCCTCCTTCGCCCGTCTCTCCCGCCTCTACCTCCTGTGGATCTCCAACACCTCTGTTTCCGGCCAAGTCCCGGCCTTCCTCGTCGGCACCAACCTCAGCGCGCTGACCCTGCCAAACAACAAGCTCTCCGGCGCCATCCCCCCGCAGCTGGCCCGGCTTCCGTACCTCCGGTACTTGGATCTCAGCGGCAACCATCTCTCCGGCTCGATACCGCCGGGGTTGCTCCACGGCGAGTACCAATTCCTCGTACTGTCGAACAACAGGTTGAGCGGGGAGATCCCCGCATCGTACGGCGAGGGGGACGTGAACACGATCGACTTGGGGCGGAACCGGCTGAGTGGTGACCCGGCGTTCTTGTTCAACCGGACGCGGCCGACGGTGAAGCTGGATCTGTCGTGGAACGAGCTCGGGTTCGACCTGACGAAGGCGGAGATGCCGTGGAAGATGGAATACCTGGACCTGAGCCACAACCGCCTCCGGGGCGGCGTCCCGAAGTCACTCAAGGACCTGTACAAGCTGCGGGTGCTCGACTTGTCTTACAACATGCTGTGCGGGGAGATCCCGACGGGGAGGGCGATGGCGTACCACGACGCGGCGAGCTACCTCCACAATAAGTGCCTCTGCGGTACGCCGCTACCGCCATGCCGTCGCCTGTGA
- the LOC121990367 gene encoding AT-hook motif nuclear-localized protein 10-like, translated as MERNLSSLFNAKIVDHENGVRVYEPSGSASVTPMSQGVTGWSSSVTHQFHAVAGSGGGGVYPGNSSGESFKRKRGRPRKYGTDGTPVLGVSPLSTSPAAPPPSTGIFSPATHVAATVAAEGAKRARGRPRGSTNKRPIKALGSTGTGFMPHVIAVETGEDVSAKIMEFSQQSRRAICVLSANGAIANASLCQADTHGSTLTYEGRFEILSLSGSFLLTQSGGGQHRQTSSLSVSLADPDGHVIGGGVAGALIAASPVQVIVGSFSSQGQGKKGTLQLSPSGPSASGAKDLERLASLAGSFSA; from the exons ATGGAAAGAAATCTGTCTTCTCTGTTCAACGCGAAGATTGTGGATCATGAGAATGGTGTTCGCGTCTACGAACCATCAGGCAGTGCCAGTGTTACTCCCATGTCTCAGGGAGTGACTGGTTGGAGTTCCAGTGTCACTCATCAATTCCATGCAGTGGCaggcagcggcggcggcggcgtttATCCCGGCAATAGCTCCGGGGAGTCCTTCAAGAGAAAGCGTGGCCGTCCAAGGAAGTATGGTACCGATGGCACGCCAGTACTCGGCGTGTCACCGCTATCAACAAGTCCGGCGGCTCCTCCTCCGAGCACCGGAATATTCTCTCCGGCTACTCATGTTGCTGCAACAGTTGCTGCAGAGGGTGCCAAAAGGGCTAGAGGTCGTCCACGAGGTTCAACCAACAAGCGACCCATAAAAGCTCTTG GTTCAACTGGAACTGGATTTATGCCTCATGTTATTGCTGTTGAAACTGGAGAG GATGTATCAGCAAAGATCATGGAATTCTCGCAGCAAAGCAGACGTGCGATTTGCGTCCTgtctgcaaatggtgcaattgcaAATGCCTCTCTCTGTCAGGCTGATACACACGGTAGCACCTTAACTTACGAG GGTCGTTTTGAAATCCTGTCACTCTCTGGATCATTCCTGCTGACCCAGAGCGGAGGAGGCCAGCATCGTCAAACAAGCAGTCTCAGTGTTTCATTAGCCGATCCCGACGGGCATGTCATAGGCGGCGGGGTGGCGGGCGCATTGATAGCGGCCTCACCGGTGCAG GTGATCGTGGGCAGCTTTAGCTCTCAAGGTCAAGGGAAGAAGGGAACTCTGCAGTTGAGCCCTTCAGGGCCTTCTGCGTCCGGGGCAAAAGACTTGGAAAGACTCGCGTCGCTTGCCGGCAGCTTTTCGGCTTGA
- the LOC121990399 gene encoding pyrophosphate--fructose 6-phosphate 1-phosphotransferase subunit alpha-like: MDSDYGVPRELSDLQKQRSLYQPELPPCLQGNAVRVEFGDATTAVNPTNAHVISQVFPHTYGQPLAHFLRPSAKVPDAHIIVEQPNIRVGIVFCGRQSPGGHNVIWGLHDAIKTHNPKSTLLGFVGGTEGLFAKQTVEITDDILSTYKNQGGYDLLGRTKDQIRSTEQVNAAMLACKDLMLDGLVIIGGVTSNTDAAQLAETFAELKCPTKVVGVPVTLNGDLKNQFVETNVGFDTICKVNSQLISNVCTDALSAEKYYYFIRLMGRKASHVALECTLQSHPNLVILGEEVTSSKSTIFDITKQLCDAVQARAEKDKNHGVILIPEGLVESIPELYALLQEIHALHHRGVSVDDISSQLSPWASALFEFLPPFIRKQLLLHPESDDSAQLSQIETEKLLAHLVETEMNKRLKEGTYKGKKFNAICHFFGYQARGSLPSKFDCDYAFVLGHVCYHILAAGLNGYMATITNLKNPANKWKCGAAPFTAMMTVKKHWSCHPGVTSIGKPAIHPATVDLKGKAYELLRNNFSRLLMDDIYRNPGPVQFEGPGADVKPLTLCVEDKDYMGRIKKLQEYLDEVRSIVKPGCSQEVLKAALSAMSYVTETLTLMSSSPNVQKLH, from the exons ATGGATTCCGACTACGGCGTGCCCAGGGAGCTCTCAGATCTGCAAAAGCAGCGTTCGCTGTACCAACCGGAACTTCCGCCGTGCCTTCAG GGCAATGCAGTCAGAGTTGAGTTTGGAGATGCAACAACTGCTGTTAATCCCACTAATGCACATGTCATTAGCCAAGTATTTCCACACACTTATGGGCAACCATTGGCACATTTTTTAAGGCCTAGTGCGAAAGTTCCAGATGCGCATATCATAGTGGAGCAACCAAATATTAG GGTTGGTATAGTATTCTGTGGGAGGCAATCCCCAGGGGGGCACAACGTCATTTGGGGTCTTCATGATGCTATCAAAACCCACAACCCTAAAAGTACATTGCTTGGATTTGTTG GAGGTACCGAAGGATTATTTGCAAAGCAAACTGTGGAAATAACTGACGATATCCTGTCTACTTATAAAAATCAAG GTGGCTATGATTTACTTGGCCGGACAAAGGATCAGATAAGATCAACTGAACAAGTCAATGCTGCAATGTTGGCCTGCAAAGACTTGATGTTAGACGGCCTCGTCATTATTGGAG GAGTTACTTCCAACACAGATGCTGCCCAGCTTGCTGAGACATTTGCGGAGTTAAAATGCCCAACAAAG GTGGTTGGAGTTCCTGTAACCTTGAATGGAGATCTAAAGAATCAGTTTGTTGAAACAAATGTTGGGTTTGACACAATATGCAAG GTTAACTCACAACTGATTAGTAACGTATGCACAGATGCTCTCTCAGCTGAAAAG TATTATTACTTTATTCGCCTGATGGGCCGTAAGGCTTCCCATGTAGCTTTGGAATGCACTCTCCAGTCACATCCCAATCTG GTTATCCTAGGGGAGGAGGTCACATCATCTAAATCTACAATTTTTGATATTACAAAACAATTATGTGATGCAGTCCAAGCCAGGGCTGAGAAGG ACAAGAATCACGGTGTCATCCTTATTCCGGAGGGGCTTGTGGAGAGTATACCAGAATTATATGCCTTACTTCAG GAAATTCATGCTCTTCATCACCGGGGAGTGTCTGTTGATGATATTTCCTCTCAACTTTCACCTTGGGCTTCTGCTTTATTTGAATTCTTGCCACCATTCATCAGGAAACAG TTACTTCTACATCCAGAATCTGATGACTCTGCACAGCTTTCCCAA ATTGAGACAGAGAAGCTTCTTGCACATTTAGTTGAGACAGAAATGAACAAGCGTTTA AAGGAAGGTACTTACAAAGGAAAAAAGTTCAATGCAATATGCCACTTTTTTGGGTATCAAGCTCGAGGATCCTTACCATCAAAATTTGATTGCGACTATGCCTTT GTTCTTGGCCACGTGTGCTATCACATATTAGCAGCTGGCTTGAATGGGTACATGGCTACCATTACAAATCTGAAAAACCCTGCTAACAAGTGGAAATGTGGTGCTGCTCCATTTACA GCAATGATGACTGTGAAGAAACATTGGTCATGTCATCCTGGAGTCACCTCAATTGGAAAACCTGCCATCCATCCAGCCACAGTTGACTTGAAAGGAAAAGCATATGA GTTACTACGAAACAACTTCTCAAGACTTCTGATGGACGATATCTATAGAAACCCAGGGCCTGTCCAATTTGAAGGACCAGGTGCTGATGTTAAACCTCTCACACTGTGTGTTGAAGATAAAGACTACATGGGCAGGATCAAAAAGTTGCAGGAGTATCTTGATGAG GTAAGAAGCATTGTGAAGCCTGGCTGCTCGCAGGAGGTCCTTAAAGCAGCTTTAAGTGCCATGTCTTACGTGACAGAAACTTTGACCCTAATGTCTTCCTCTCCAAACGTGCAGAAACTTCATTGA